The DNA segment CAGTTATATCGTAAAGACAGTGATGCATCCAGTGAACCACAACCGCCTCCCTTGGTCTAACACCGAGTTGACTAACATCTGTCACATTTCCAATTTTGCCCTCCACAGGATGGAATTCGAAGGGCAGGCCTAGTGAGTTCGCGAAATCTGCGAGTCTCTTCCCTGTTGACTCGAGCAACTCGGAGGATGATCCGAACCCGGTTATTCTCATGGATCGGACCTTCTTCGTTCTTGAAGCAAGTATGTGGAACAATCCTGGCCATTGAAGGCCTTGCATGATATCGAGATCGATGACGTGGACACGATCCTCACCGTCCAATGCTTGGAAAATTGATTGGTTGGCAGTGAAGTGAGAGAACTTGATTAACGGACTGATTGAATTGTAGGACTGAAACGCGTTGAAGATTTTTTGAGACTGAGTTAGGGTTAGGGATTTGGAGGTGAGAGGTGAATAGGTACCCAAGCAGGAACTTACCACACGCGCATGGAGCGCGTGAGCGAAGTAGGCACCGACGCGCTCAGGGGACGATCCGAACGGAGATGAGAGCTCGGAGATCTCAGGAAGGAGATCGGACGCGTCGTCGAGGTTGTCCATGGCAACGCACTCTGCGCATTGTAGCAAAAGGCCAAGGAGCCTGAGACCAGTGGACTCCGTGGAATCTTCCTCGCCAGTAGTTTTGTCGCCGGAGACAGTGGCCTCAGTGGAGAAGTTAGGTCGTTTGGCAGAAGGGTCGTCAGCGCCTCCTGAGGCGTCCCCACCCGCCAGCTCTTTGTCGACGCGCTTTGTCTTCATGGAGGAAGTAGAATTGTTGGGTTTAGAACTAGAATTGATTGGCGATTGAGGAACTAAGCTTTGAAGCATGATCGGAGATAGAGAATCGAAAGGCTGAAGAGCTTTCGAGAGAAAAGAGACAAAATCTTGTAAACAAGGACAAGAGAAGTACGATTAGAAAGCTGCAGAGAAGTGTCAGAggataaaagaaagaaaataaaagggtGCTGTCAGCTGCGTTTGGAAAGAGAGAAAGTGAGGGAAAATAAATTAGAAAGGTAGAAAACTTTTCTATAAGAGAGAAACAAGTGTGTATTGTAATGATCGTTAGGCAGCCCGTTTGGGCGTGTCGTTAAGTGCGTTTGATGTGAAGAAAGGATTAGGGAAGTAATAATtgttcattaataaaataattaatgagtGTAATAAtactattttaataataataataataataatgatatgaAGTCCATTGGATTCTTGGGACAATTTTTTGGGTAAAATTAAGGCTCAAGGATTTGTCTTCTTGTTTATATGTTGATATgtctttttttaattatattattattttaatttttttaaaaaaattaattaatatacttATTCAATAATtactattattaa comes from the Hevea brasiliensis isolate MT/VB/25A 57/8 chromosome 5, ASM3005281v1, whole genome shotgun sequence genome and includes:
- the LOC110672306 gene encoding scarecrow-like protein 23 isoform X1; the protein is MLQSLVPQSPINSSSKPNNSTSSMKTKRVDKELAGGDASGGADDPSAKRPNFSTEATVSGDKTTGEEDSTESTGLRLLGLLLQCAECVAMDNLDDASDLLPEISELSSPFGSSPERVGAYFAHALHARVVSSCLGTYSPLTSKSLTLTQSQKIFNAFQSYNSISPLIKFSHFTANQSIFQALDGEDRVHVIDLDIMQGLQWPGLFHILASRTKKVRSMRITGFGSSSELLESTGKRLADFANSLGLPFEFHPVEGKIGNVTDVSQLGVRPREAVVVHWMHHCLYDITGSDLGTLRLLTLLRPKLITTVEQDLSHGGSFLGRFVEALHYYSALFDALGDGLGADSVERHTVEQQLFGSEIRNIVAVGGPKRTGEVKVERWGDELRRVGFQPVSLGGNPAAQASLLLGMFPWKGYTLVEENGCLKLGWKDLSLLTASAWRPSE
- the LOC110672306 gene encoding scarecrow-like protein 23 isoform X2 is translated as MLQSLVPQSPINSSSKPNNSTSSMKTKRVDKELAGGDASGGADDPSAKRPNFSTEATVSGDKTTGEEDSTESTGLRLLGLLLQCAECVAMDNLDDASDLLPEISELSSPFGSSPERVGAYFAHALHARVSYNSISPLIKFSHFTANQSIFQALDGEDRVHVIDLDIMQGLQWPGLFHILASRTKKVRSMRITGFGSSSELLESTGKRLADFANSLGLPFEFHPVEGKIGNVTDVSQLGVRPREAVVVHWMHHCLYDITGSDLGTLRLLTLLRPKLITTVEQDLSHGGSFLGRFVEALHYYSALFDALGDGLGADSVERHTVEQQLFGSEIRNIVAVGGPKRTGEVKVERWGDELRRVGFQPVSLGGNPAAQASLLLGMFPWKGYTLVEENGCLKLGWKDLSLLTASAWRPSE